A genomic segment from Acidobacteriota bacterium encodes:
- a CDS encoding hemerythrin domain-containing protein: MTCKTDASKRNFLRLTTTVSMGVILTGCQNAGNSNASAQLGKPSSSKTAESEKPGEVTATEDLMREHGILRRALLVYSEAAAKLRSNPATVPPEALQKTAKLFRAFGEDYHEKKLEETFIFPAVKKAGAEAGSLADILITQHQRGREITDYILSLTQSAKLGIANAGQLAQAMDALVRMYRAHAAREDTLVFPAWKQTLSAAQLDEMSEKFEDIEHEQFGEDGFDDAVKQIREIETALGLADLSQFTAPLPSR; encoded by the coding sequence ATGACCTGCAAAACGGACGCTAGTAAACGCAATTTTCTTCGCCTGACAACGACCGTAAGTATGGGCGTCATCTTAACCGGTTGTCAAAACGCGGGAAATTCAAATGCATCGGCGCAACTCGGCAAGCCATCGTCCTCTAAAACAGCCGAAAGCGAAAAACCGGGAGAAGTTACGGCAACTGAGGATTTGATGCGCGAGCATGGCATCCTGCGCCGGGCATTACTGGTTTATTCGGAAGCCGCCGCGAAACTACGCAGTAACCCGGCAACCGTTCCTCCTGAAGCGTTGCAAAAAACCGCAAAGTTATTTCGCGCTTTTGGTGAAGACTACCACGAGAAGAAATTGGAAGAAACCTTCATCTTCCCCGCCGTTAAAAAAGCTGGCGCAGAAGCGGGGAGCCTTGCAGACATTCTCATCACGCAGCATCAGCGTGGACGCGAAATCACCGATTACATTCTTTCGCTAACTCAAAGCGCCAAGCTGGGCATTGCAAATGCCGGACAACTGGCGCAGGCAATGGATGCATTGGTGCGTATGTATCGCGCGCACGCTGCCAGAGAAGATACGCTTGTATTTCCGGCGTGGAAGCAGACCTTGTCAGCCGCTCAACTTGATGAGATGAGTGAGAAGTTTGAAGACATCGAACATGAACAATTTGGCGAAGACGGGTTTGATGATGCAGTAAAACAAATCCGCGAAATCGAAACCGCGCTCGGGCTTGCCGATCTCTCGCAATTTACTGCGCCGCTGCCATCGCGCTAA
- a CDS encoding 4Fe-4S binding protein codes for MSTVTEKKTAGFDLLRLLGIRQLILWRGFPYIFQAAMLLVFASLIILGWERFAPAGVNEKLFAKTHLVTLLVWGLWWPAMVWVAVIFGRVWCSICPLELVSNFSERLGRRIGIRQRPLRRWVTSGAVIVALYALIQLLVAGADIHRVPAYTALFLLGLLVMAFITSLFFRDRAFCRGFCPVGQLLSVYGQGGMLAVRADSETCRTCTSKGCLIASNRNNLDARSCPSLLNPPKLNSNRECLICTQCIKSCEPDNMRLLLRWPFHSADTREPLANLPTTVFVMLVSGFVIWELFTEWPAAEKVFLTAPHWLSQQIGVEWLTGYLEGFWALGVVPLALWLVTGSIVKVFDNRTSLRLAWRKLALPMAVVVSAGHMAKGLAKFVSWAGFLPYAVKDPNGLDTLQGLANKTIAMPASLLSPLTSVVVAVCLLGIALGLSLREMKLSHPQTRYIYFVPPVAIAVGFLFIVVGWTFK; via the coding sequence ATGTCCACAGTAACCGAAAAAAAGACCGCAGGCTTTGACCTTTTGCGCCTCTTAGGAATTCGCCAGTTGATTTTATGGCGCGGGTTTCCCTACATCTTTCAGGCAGCAATGCTATTGGTTTTTGCAAGCCTTATCATTTTAGGTTGGGAACGGTTTGCTCCTGCGGGAGTCAATGAAAAGCTATTTGCTAAAACGCATCTTGTCACCTTGCTGGTTTGGGGGTTATGGTGGCCCGCAATGGTTTGGGTGGCAGTGATTTTCGGACGTGTCTGGTGCTCAATCTGTCCGCTCGAATTGGTAAGCAATTTCAGTGAAAGACTGGGGCGACGAATTGGCATCAGGCAGCGACCGCTGCGCCGCTGGGTTACTTCGGGCGCGGTAATTGTCGCTTTGTATGCCCTCATCCAATTATTGGTAGCCGGGGCTGACATCCATCGCGTCCCCGCTTACACCGCATTGTTTCTGCTTGGGCTGCTGGTCATGGCTTTTATTACCAGCTTGTTCTTTAGAGACAGAGCCTTTTGTCGCGGCTTTTGTCCGGTTGGGCAATTGCTGTCGGTTTACGGGCAAGGCGGTATGCTTGCGGTTCGTGCCGATTCTGAGACCTGTCGAACCTGTACAAGCAAAGGTTGCCTCATCGCTTCCAACCGCAATAATCTTGATGCGCGCAGTTGCCCAAGTCTGCTCAATCCACCAAAACTAAATAGCAATCGCGAGTGCCTCATTTGCACACAATGTATCAAGTCCTGCGAGCCGGACAATATGCGATTGTTGCTGCGCTGGCCGTTTCATTCGGCTGACACGCGCGAGCCTTTAGCAAATTTGCCGACGACGGTTTTTGTGATGCTGGTATCCGGCTTTGTCATCTGGGAACTATTTACTGAATGGCCTGCGGCTGAAAAAGTCTTTTTAACCGCTCCGCACTGGTTGAGTCAGCAAATCGGTGTGGAATGGCTTACGGGTTATCTGGAAGGTTTCTGGGCGCTCGGTGTTGTTCCTCTGGCGCTGTGGCTGGTAACGGGTTCGATAGTGAAAGTTTTTGACAACCGTACGTCTCTTCGTTTGGCTTGGCGCAAACTCGCTTTGCCGATGGCGGTCGTGGTATCGGCTGGACATATGGCTAAAGGATTGGCGAAGTTCGTTTCCTGGGCAGGTTTTCTACCTTATGCCGTGAAAGACCCCAACGGTTTAGACACGCTCCAGGGGTTGGCAAACAAAACCATTGCGATGCCTGCGTCCCTCTTATCACCGTTGACAAGTGTAGTGGTGGCAGTCTGTTTGTTGGGCATCGCGCTGGGTCTCTCGCTTAGGGAGATGAAATTAAGCCATCCGCAAACTCGTTACATTTACTTTGTGCCGCCCGTGGCAATAGCCGTCGGCTTTCTCTTCATTGTCGTTGGCTGGACATTCAAATAA
- a CDS encoding GNAT family N-acetyltransferase — MIEIRPLHPSESRAARRVMAEVCNEIWQFHQTAEEMEEEFEAMDEFIDINELETYYYDNGGIFLAIVDDDEVVGTGAIKRLSEDICELKRMWILKAYRAQGWGKQIADALLQFAEAAGYERIWLEVYDPPVQQRAVEFYERLGFREIPPYRESPAKLYMEKLL; from the coding sequence ATGATTGAAATCCGCCCGTTACATCCCAGTGAAAGCCGCGCCGCGCGTCGCGTGATGGCTGAGGTCTGCAATGAAATCTGGCAGTTTCATCAAACCGCCGAGGAGATGGAAGAAGAATTCGAGGCGATGGATGAATTCATAGACATCAATGAACTCGAAACTTATTACTATGATAACGGCGGAATATTTTTAGCCATCGTTGATGATGATGAAGTCGTCGGCACCGGAGCAATCAAGCGCCTCAGCGAAGATATTTGCGAACTTAAACGCATGTGGATTTTAAAAGCTTATCGCGCCCAAGGCTGGGGCAAGCAAATTGCCGATGCCCTGTTGCAGTTTGCCGAAGCCGCAGGCTACGAGCGCATCTGGCTTGAAGTTTATGACCCGCCCGTGCAGCAACGCGCCGTTGAATTTTATGAACGACTGGGCTTTCGCGAAATTCCGCCCTACAGAGAAAGCCCGGCGAAACTGTATATGGAAAAATTGCTTTGA
- a CDS encoding chromate transporter: protein MTEAKKSEATTSTPKRTSLTELARLFLKLGTIAFGGPAAHIAMMEDEVVRRRRWLTREEFVDLLGATNLIPGPNSTEMAIHIGHRQAGWPGLVIAGSCFILPAALIVTAFAWSYVRYGSLPQVSGILYGVKPVIIAVVLQALWRLGRSAIKTPWLAIIALVVAVLNFFGVNELLLLLAAGMVVGFGKKFIERIKEATHNLSAFFSAIPLAVVGQTATSSDLTNGAAFGLWHLFLFFLKVGAVLYGSGYVLLAFIRADLVERWRWLSESQLLDAVAVGQVTPGPVFTTATFIGYVLGGGMGALIATVGIFLPAFFFVAVSGPLVPRLRQSKIASAFLDGVNAASLALMVVVTYQLGGAALVDIPTLALAILSAGLLLRFRVNSAWLVLGGTIIGWLLYGRLG, encoded by the coding sequence ATGACCGAAGCCAAAAAATCGGAAGCGACAACTTCCACGCCCAAACGGACATCGCTTACAGAACTCGCCAGGCTTTTTCTCAAATTGGGAACTATCGCCTTTGGCGGCCCGGCGGCGCACATTGCCATGATGGAAGACGAAGTGGTGCGGCGGCGGCGCTGGCTGACGCGCGAAGAATTTGTTGACCTGCTCGGCGCGACCAATTTGATTCCCGGACCTAATTCAACCGAGATGGCAATTCACATCGGGCACAGGCAAGCGGGTTGGCCCGGGCTTGTGATTGCGGGCAGTTGTTTCATTCTTCCGGCGGCGTTGATCGTTACGGCGTTTGCCTGGAGCTATGTGCGCTACGGTTCGCTGCCGCAAGTTTCCGGCATTCTCTACGGCGTCAAGCCGGTGATTATCGCAGTGGTTTTGCAGGCGCTCTGGAGACTGGGGCGCAGCGCGATTAAAACCCCGTGGCTTGCGATTATCGCTTTGGTGGTTGCGGTCTTGAATTTTTTCGGCGTCAATGAATTGCTGCTTTTACTTGCTGCCGGAATGGTTGTCGGCTTTGGCAAAAAATTTATTGAACGAATCAAAGAAGCAACCCACAATTTGTCTGCCTTTTTTTCTGCGATTCCTTTGGCGGTGGTCGGGCAAACTGCTACGTCCTCAGACCTGACCAACGGCGCAGCATTCGGGTTATGGCATCTGTTTCTCTTCTTTCTCAAGGTCGGCGCGGTGCTCTATGGCAGCGGCTATGTGTTGCTGGCGTTCATTCGCGCTGATCTGGTCGAGCGTTGGCGCTGGTTAAGCGAATCTCAGCTTTTGGATGCCGTCGCCGTCGGACAGGTGACACCGGGACCGGTGTTCACAACGGCGACGTTTATTGGTTATGTACTCGGCGGCGGCATGGGCGCGTTGATTGCCACGGTAGGGATTTTTCTTCCGGCGTTTTTCTTTGTGGCAGTGAGCGGCCCGTTGGTGCCACGCCTACGTCAATCGAAAATCGCCAGCGCCTTTTTAGACGGCGTCAACGCGGCATCTCTGGCATTGATGGTGGTCGTAACCTATCAACTCGGAGGCGCGGCGCTGGTGGATATTCCGACCCTTGCTCTGGCAATTTTAAGCGCCGGTTTACTTTTGCGTTTTCGTGTGAACTCTGCCTGGCTGGTTCTCGGCGGCACCATCATCGGCTGGTTACTTTACGGGCGACTGGGATAG
- a CDS encoding Gfo/Idh/MocA family oxidoreductase, which produces MMSELKPENPQTKVNRRDFVKTAVAASAAMTILKDARSVYGTPANGHIQFGLIGSGGRGRDILKWAMDTGKDAATPARALAVSDVYAKRLRLAKEFVMKEYGEGSACDTYMDYRELLERKDIDAVLIATPDHWHARMAIDALERGKDVYLEKPMTKTVDEARKIYEKVQETKRVLQVGSQTTSSDQWWKVRKAIKDGMIGKLIMSQGSFHRNSTNGEWNWPIDKNAGPDKSGDDFIDWKMWLGDAPKRPFDADRFFRFRKYWDYSGGIATDLFYHVMAPMQICWGEPQFPYRVTGSGGIYVFKDEREVPDTFTMTADYAQGHCVVISSSMANDTHIPGLLRGHEGTILINPNGQFEARVSKITITPQRAFQKQFAEKYGQNEVVWECENSESHMANFLRCVKSRETPRLDALTGYKTMTAIAMSVESYRQGRVLYFDEKKQKVVKNAPRA; this is translated from the coding sequence ATGATGTCTGAATTGAAACCAGAAAATCCGCAAACCAAAGTCAATCGCCGGGATTTCGTCAAAACCGCTGTGGCTGCGAGCGCGGCGATGACGATTTTAAAAGATGCCCGTTCGGTTTATGGCACCCCTGCCAATGGGCATATTCAATTCGGCTTGATTGGCAGCGGCGGACGCGGGCGCGACATTTTGAAATGGGCGATGGATACCGGCAAAGACGCCGCAACCCCTGCACGCGCTTTGGCGGTGTCGGATGTCTACGCCAAACGCCTCAGACTCGCCAAGGAATTCGTGATGAAAGAGTACGGCGAAGGCAGCGCCTGCGACACCTACATGGATTATCGCGAGTTGTTGGAGCGCAAAGATATTGATGCGGTGTTAATCGCGACGCCTGACCACTGGCATGCCAGGATGGCAATTGACGCGCTCGAACGCGGTAAAGATGTTTACCTTGAAAAACCCATGACCAAAACCGTCGATGAAGCGCGCAAGATTTATGAGAAGGTTCAAGAGACTAAACGAGTCTTGCAGGTCGGTTCACAAACCACCAGTTCAGACCAGTGGTGGAAAGTTCGCAAAGCGATTAAAGACGGCATGATTGGCAAACTCATCATGAGCCAAGGCTCTTTCCATCGCAATTCAACGAATGGCGAATGGAACTGGCCGATTGATAAAAACGCGGGACCCGATAAATCGGGCGATGATTTTATTGATTGGAAGATGTGGCTTGGCGATGCGCCGAAACGCCCCTTTGATGCCGACCGCTTCTTTCGTTTCAGAAAATACTGGGACTATTCGGGCGGCATTGCAACCGACCTGTTCTATCACGTAATGGCTCCGATGCAGATTTGCTGGGGCGAACCGCAATTTCCTTATCGCGTCACCGGCAGCGGCGGCATCTATGTTTTCAAAGATGAACGCGAAGTGCCCGATACCTTCACGATGACTGCCGATTACGCGCAAGGTCACTGCGTGGTGATTAGTTCATCGATGGCAAATGACACGCATATACCGGGGCTACTGCGCGGGCACGAAGGCACGATTTTGATTAATCCGAACGGGCAGTTTGAAGCGCGCGTCAGTAAAATCACCATCACCCCGCAACGCGCTTTTCAAAAACAGTTTGCCGAGAAATACGGGCAGAACGAAGTGGTCTGGGAATGCGAAAACAGCGAATCGCACATGGCGAATTTCCTGCGCTGCGTCAAGAGTCGCGAAACGCCCAGACTCGATGCGCTCACCGGCTACAAGACCATGACGGCAATCGCCATGAGCGTTGAGTCATATCGGCAAGGTCGCGTCCTGTATTTCGACGAGAAGAAACAGAAAGTCGTCAAAAACGCGCCGCGAGCGTAA
- a CDS encoding PadR family transcriptional regulator: protein MKDKELYSGFIRLHILHHACEEAIYGVGIIRELGRHGYTLSPGTLYPILHAMEKKGYLKSYEAREGKEARRFYRATSKGQKVIKTAKIKVKELFGELFETDSPTTARNKKTRKGVTK, encoded by the coding sequence ATGAAAGATAAGGAACTTTATTCGGGATTTATACGCCTGCATATTCTTCATCATGCCTGTGAAGAAGCAATCTATGGGGTCGGGATTATCAGGGAGTTAGGGCGTCATGGCTATACGCTGAGTCCGGGGACGCTCTATCCGATACTCCATGCGATGGAAAAGAAGGGCTATCTCAAATCCTATGAGGCGCGTGAAGGAAAAGAAGCGCGCCGTTTTTACCGGGCTACATCCAAGGGGCAAAAGGTAATCAAAACGGCGAAAATCAAAGTAAAAGAGTTGTTCGGAGAACTTTTTGAGACCGACTCTCCGACCACAGCAAGGAATAAGAAAACCAGAAAAGGGGTAACAAAATGA
- a CDS encoding DoxX family protein: MSLYQKIINTDAPAAVIIIRLMVGAVFLSEGIQKFLFASELGVGRFAKIGIPNPDFFGPLVGTFEILCGTLVLLGLFTRLALVPLLIIISVAIATTKLAMLPEKGFWTTAHEGRTDYAMFLSIIFLLIVGAGVWSLDARLAKRRDNS; encoded by the coding sequence ATGTCTCTTTATCAAAAAATCATTAACACCGATGCGCCTGCTGCCGTGATAATCATCCGGCTGATGGTTGGCGCAGTTTTTCTCTCGGAAGGCATACAGAAATTTCTCTTCGCCAGTGAACTTGGAGTGGGGCGGTTTGCAAAAATCGGCATCCCCAATCCAGATTTTTTTGGACCTCTGGTTGGCACCTTTGAAATTCTTTGCGGCACGCTGGTTCTTTTAGGACTGTTTACTCGCCTGGCACTGGTTCCCTTGTTGATCATCATCTCGGTTGCCATTGCCACAACCAAACTGGCGATGTTGCCGGAAAAGGGATTCTGGACAACCGCCCACGAAGGACGCACCGATTATGCAATGTTCCTCAGCATCATCTTCCTGCTCATTGTTGGTGCGGGCGTGTGGTCTCTGGATGCTCGCCTTGCAAAGCGGCGCGATAACTCATGA